One genomic region from Chthonomonas calidirosea T49 encodes:
- a CDS encoding carboxypeptidase regulatory-like domain-containing protein, with amino-acid sequence MCPELGGRLALKRARSRFYGLHLLLFVLIVALYPLNAQAQSRARSPKSTRPQDILQSLRSVGPRPPHVFYPPNMSKLPDWVLKTRWTGEGRAPGDQNVVRQTILLTKANPNLPFSNVPATSSNEHPFWTSDEKYIYFDSNRNSSTDSTPNATNTYNIFRMFPDGTGVTQVIPANINQIEPAVSRDGSQLAFVGGGTFVSGAGTAHPVTTGFNLYLYNLNQGGAATPVTNTTAGFTFADVRHPTWSPGGDAIAFAGQLQGQNVYHIFLYTLANGVITQLTTGASNDTSPAWSPDGHFIAFSTNASGFASGAAPVVAAGTVSNYDIWVITTNLNALQATRITNFAVGGQQSNNYNPAWSSLNIDPLGIIPIQPNPSNNGLTQSELMIAFASDREDTNNDGIANAINPNHSTDIYWVQTPEQSPSTGVFTIAGESSGNPAHKLQTSQPDTAMDPSEPSYNFDKSHVSNEDFPTWPQYKNSYRIVFQSDRGGTLEIWGSTIIDIDAPALLKYDASTNEIVHLEKEVGTHTGISQRQFNPGDTVRICVRAVDYESGVNSVYVQIKCPNAMQQSPDNVEHRIFNIGGGAVGGSGTSVQSIFNAGSGGFPIEEDYQAVNANGPMTGGVPQFRPFNTPNLYTPGVDDLDAFSGAAHPPDRFWLQLYDDGPTTQGGHEPPGEVAGDGVYTADWTTPVNFPSDWVIDVIIYNNAVDPFNPQKRSDWRIYDNVWGFTTQPFQALHNVLYVDDYDSGQKFFSNRFGSGNFQASNTAGFNGIPTESYMTEFTPALFPDTYQAGTGQPSPLLDFMNTLGPQSYGANVGDGAYYDPLDDDGSGVPPTQSYDIWRIQCRGPIPQSVLNAYLPYYENIPPDPSNKNLPTKVLVAEKCVLWHSPYSGDLFVGPGTILDQQTQTMLANFVQAGGRLFINGQDIAWGLTLGGTQQNSFLSNVLYCNYVADAANTDQINLQGARGSAPIAWETWYGGIHRYPPYPPMDTPNNPPGNNSPIYIGPILNQAYTAAAHDTWDDTTVPVLIGFNDVVTFNPPSTVQSGVDGVYSNGAGPAIMWYANPTTGGRVVYSPFGWEGIVPKTIALQGTPTPYLCINLRMELIHNVLDFLRTGYIYGSVRAYNGGAAVPLANVLVRAFDAQGNEVSTALTQADGSYILRGLYPNGIYALDAIAPGYVTQHATGIEFHGGYGVRNDFFMSQAQPGVISGKITDAVTGLPVPNITVEALDISGAAPANTFFTGVSAPDGTYFIKNVPASSYEVFPILPAQGYVSSNPANYGAPPGQPVVVAPSQTVSGKDFQLIQAPGTITGKVDIADANGNDTGQPLPGATITATSTSNSQTQFVSAPPTGGSQSDGTFTIPNVSPGQYSVTATAPGYNLVKSVTVTVTTQQTTSGVLLLMSPVPPGSISGLVATSLGIPVGGATITVTNSAGTVVATGTSGAVQTTTINGQTYTYNYKITNVPAGATVTVSASKAGYTTKTSAQTVTVTSNQETQNVNFTLDPLAAFGSNLALVSSPYYFTTDGNPASPPLDVATLLGVPSSDVSSGAFQFTYWNASTQSYVNYPTPPANAFRLGLGYFLRDTDTATVMAITNPNGITAPKDANGNFLPFNIPLQQGWNMIGDPFTSSVNFNGLQVQLQNGTLINVTAAQAGPNPVLGAALWTYQNGNYAVVYTLDPFRGYWLYAFQPCTLVVTPSAQQGRGAFSAAGRALEFTSGGNGNWKLDIVAATDQSNSKATIGVCNGATDQYDRYKMLTPPALGRNAVVLGIDHSDWGRQAGLYSVDVRSAAATTWKFVLQANTGGQPVTLTWPNLAMAGKHDFIFTDLDNGTSFELHDRSSYTVTIGQGTTTHHFEIDVLRATRSPLQILNVTALMNTNRATGQSDSATISYTLTTAAKMVVRILNNGRVVRTLEANTTRAAGTNQVVWDLKSDSGIRVPTGVYQAQVIATDANGHQVPRVVPLVITR; translated from the coding sequence AAGTATATCTACTTCGATAGCAACCGAAATAGTAGTACCGACTCGACCCCAAATGCCACCAATACCTACAACATCTTTCGTATGTTTCCTGATGGCACCGGGGTAACCCAGGTGATACCAGCAAATATCAACCAAATTGAGCCTGCTGTTTCCAGGGATGGAAGTCAGCTCGCTTTTGTTGGTGGAGGTACTTTTGTATCGGGGGCGGGCACCGCACATCCGGTAACCACGGGTTTCAACCTTTATCTTTATAATCTGAACCAGGGTGGGGCCGCAACCCCGGTTACGAACACAACCGCCGGTTTTACTTTTGCAGATGTTCGCCATCCTACTTGGTCACCGGGGGGCGATGCGATCGCCTTCGCGGGACAGCTGCAAGGTCAAAATGTCTACCATATCTTCCTTTACACTTTGGCAAATGGGGTGATAACGCAGTTAACCACGGGCGCCTCAAACGATACGAGCCCCGCATGGTCGCCAGATGGGCACTTTATTGCTTTTTCCACAAATGCTTCCGGCTTTGCATCAGGCGCCGCTCCAGTAGTTGCCGCCGGTACGGTAAGCAACTACGATATTTGGGTTATCACGACGAACCTCAACGCTCTTCAGGCTACCCGCATTACCAATTTTGCAGTAGGAGGGCAACAAAGCAATAACTATAACCCAGCCTGGAGTTCTCTTAATATTGATCCCCTTGGTATAATCCCAATCCAGCCAAATCCTTCGAATAATGGGTTGACTCAATCGGAGCTCATGATCGCTTTTGCTAGCGATCGCGAAGATACGAATAACGACGGTATTGCGAATGCGATCAATCCAAACCATTCTACCGATATCTACTGGGTGCAGACGCCGGAACAGTCGCCTTCGACGGGCGTTTTTACGATAGCTGGAGAGAGCAGCGGCAATCCTGCTCATAAGCTACAAACGAGCCAGCCGGATACCGCAATGGACCCCAGTGAGCCAAGTTATAATTTTGATAAATCCCATGTTTCCAATGAGGATTTCCCAACATGGCCACAGTATAAAAACTCATATCGTATCGTGTTCCAAAGCGATCGAGGTGGAACCTTAGAGATTTGGGGTTCCACGATCATAGATATAGATGCCCCGGCGCTTCTGAAGTACGATGCTTCGACCAACGAGATAGTGCACCTCGAAAAAGAGGTCGGAACGCATACAGGTATCTCACAAAGGCAGTTTAATCCTGGGGATACGGTGCGTATTTGTGTGCGGGCTGTTGATTACGAGAGTGGGGTGAACTCTGTTTATGTACAGATCAAATGCCCTAACGCCATGCAACAAAGTCCGGACAATGTGGAGCATCGTATCTTTAATATCGGTGGTGGAGCTGTAGGGGGATCTGGGACAAGTGTACAGTCCATTTTTAATGCGGGTAGTGGCGGTTTCCCGATTGAAGAGGACTACCAGGCGGTTAACGCAAATGGCCCCATGACGGGTGGGGTACCTCAATTCCGTCCTTTCAACACCCCTAATCTCTACACTCCAGGAGTTGACGACCTTGATGCCTTTAGCGGTGCCGCGCATCCACCCGATCGATTCTGGCTGCAACTCTATGATGATGGGCCGACAACTCAAGGGGGGCATGAACCTCCTGGTGAGGTGGCTGGAGATGGCGTTTACACGGCGGACTGGACAACCCCTGTTAACTTCCCAAGTGACTGGGTGATTGACGTTATCATCTACAACAACGCAGTAGATCCCTTTAACCCGCAAAAGCGGTCTGATTGGCGCATCTATGACAATGTATGGGGCTTTACCACTCAGCCTTTCCAAGCTCTTCACAATGTGCTCTATGTAGATGACTACGATAGCGGGCAAAAGTTCTTCTCCAACCGGTTTGGATCAGGCAACTTCCAAGCGAGCAACACAGCAGGCTTCAACGGTATTCCTACGGAAAGTTATATGACTGAGTTTACTCCAGCGCTTTTCCCAGATACCTACCAGGCAGGAACAGGCCAACCGTCTCCACTCTTAGATTTTATGAACACTCTTGGTCCTCAATCCTATGGAGCTAATGTAGGAGATGGCGCATATTACGACCCACTCGATGACGATGGCTCTGGGGTACCCCCAACACAAAGCTATGATATTTGGCGTATTCAGTGTCGCGGGCCTATACCCCAATCCGTGCTCAACGCCTATCTGCCTTACTATGAGAACATTCCGCCAGATCCGTCCAATAAGAATTTACCGACAAAAGTTCTTGTGGCAGAAAAGTGTGTGCTCTGGCATTCGCCCTATTCTGGGGATCTGTTCGTAGGGCCAGGTACCATCCTCGATCAACAGACTCAGACGATGCTGGCCAACTTTGTGCAAGCCGGTGGAAGACTGTTTATCAATGGGCAAGATATCGCCTGGGGGCTTACACTAGGTGGTACGCAGCAAAACTCGTTCCTATCCAATGTGCTCTACTGCAACTACGTTGCAGATGCAGCAAATACCGATCAGATCAATCTTCAAGGGGCACGCGGCTCTGCTCCAATCGCCTGGGAGACTTGGTATGGCGGAATACACCGCTATCCACCCTATCCGCCAATGGATACGCCAAACAATCCTCCAGGAAATAACAGCCCTATTTATATCGGGCCCATACTCAACCAAGCCTATACCGCGGCTGCCCATGATACTTGGGACGACACGACAGTGCCTGTACTGATTGGCTTTAACGACGTCGTGACGTTTAATCCGCCCAGCACCGTACAGTCAGGCGTTGATGGAGTTTATAGCAACGGCGCAGGTCCAGCGATTATGTGGTATGCCAACCCCACCACAGGGGGACGTGTGGTCTATTCACCCTTTGGATGGGAAGGCATCGTTCCGAAGACGATTGCGCTGCAGGGTACGCCAACTCCTTACCTGTGCATTAATCTACGCATGGAGCTTATTCACAATGTGCTCGACTTTTTGCGCACAGGCTATATCTACGGTTCCGTGCGTGCATACAACGGGGGAGCCGCTGTACCACTGGCTAATGTGCTGGTTCGGGCTTTTGATGCACAAGGTAACGAAGTTTCGACGGCTCTGACTCAAGCAGATGGCTCCTATATTCTTCGGGGGCTTTATCCGAATGGCATCTACGCGCTAGATGCCATTGCACCAGGCTATGTCACACAGCATGCAACGGGTATTGAGTTTCATGGAGGTTATGGTGTTCGTAACGACTTCTTCATGAGCCAAGCCCAGCCCGGCGTGATCTCGGGTAAAATCACCGATGCCGTCACGGGACTACCTGTTCCGAATATTACAGTTGAGGCACTCGATATCTCCGGTGCCGCACCGGCAAACACCTTCTTTACCGGCGTGTCGGCTCCTGACGGCACCTACTTCATTAAAAATGTGCCAGCGAGCTCCTACGAGGTATTTCCGATTTTGCCGGCTCAAGGCTATGTATCGAGCAATCCGGCCAACTACGGCGCACCTCCCGGTCAGCCGGTTGTGGTGGCTCCGAGCCAAACCGTTAGCGGCAAAGATTTTCAGTTGATCCAGGCTCCCGGCACCATCACTGGCAAGGTAGACATCGCGGACGCCAACGGAAACGACACCGGTCAGCCTTTGCCTGGTGCGACCATTACGGCAACATCAACCTCCAATTCACAGACACAGTTTGTTTCTGCACCGCCTACCGGTGGCTCGCAGAGCGACGGAACCTTTACTATTCCCAATGTGTCACCTGGGCAGTATTCGGTTACCGCAACCGCTCCAGGCTATAATCTCGTTAAAAGCGTTACCGTAACGGTAACTACGCAGCAGACGACCTCTGGGGTTTTGCTGCTCATGTCGCCGGTACCACCAGGAAGCATCTCTGGATTGGTCGCTACCTCCCTAGGTATTCCAGTGGGTGGTGCCACCATTACGGTAACAAACAGCGCAGGCACAGTTGTTGCAACGGGAACTTCCGGTGCGGTTCAAACCACCACGATTAACGGACAAACCTACACTTACAACTATAAGATTACAAATGTTCCAGCGGGCGCCACGGTAACCGTGTCGGCAAGTAAAGCTGGCTATACGACGAAGACGTCCGCTCAAACCGTGACGGTTACCTCGAACCAAGAGACCCAAAACGTCAACTTCACGCTCGATCCGTTGGCGGCTTTTGGGTCAAATCTCGCTCTAGTTTCCTCTCCTTACTACTTCACCACGGATGGGAACCCGGCTAGCCCGCCGTTGGATGTGGCAACGTTACTGGGAGTGCCCTCTTCCGACGTCAGCAGCGGGGCCTTCCAATTCACTTACTGGAACGCTTCCACCCAATCTTATGTAAACTATCCGACGCCGCCGGCAAATGCTTTCCGGCTTGGCCTCGGCTACTTCCTGCGTGATACCGACACGGCTACCGTGATGGCCATTACGAATCCAAACGGAATTACGGCTCCAAAGGATGCCAACGGTAACTTTCTGCCCTTCAACATTCCGCTGCAGCAGGGCTGGAATATGATCGGGGATCCTTTCACCTCCTCGGTCAACTTCAACGGCCTTCAGGTACAGCTCCAAAACGGTACCCTTATTAACGTAACGGCCGCTCAGGCCGGCCCGAACCCAGTGCTGGGGGCTGCCCTGTGGACTTATCAGAATGGGAACTACGCGGTCGTCTATACGCTAGACCCATTCCGCGGCTACTGGCTCTACGCTTTTCAGCCCTGCACGCTCGTTGTGACACCAAGTGCTCAGCAAGGGCGTGGAGCCTTCTCGGCAGCAGGACGCGCTTTGGAGTTCACTTCCGGTGGAAATGGGAACTGGAAACTCGACATTGTGGCAGCCACCGATCAATCGAATTCAAAAGCGACAATAGGGGTTTGTAATGGGGCAACCGATCAGTACGATCGTTACAAGATGTTAACGCCACCAGCTCTCGGCAGAAATGCCGTAGTGCTTGGCATCGATCATAGCGATTGGGGCCGACAAGCAGGGCTGTACAGTGTGGACGTGCGCTCTGCAGCTGCAACGACATGGAAGTTCGTGCTTCAGGCAAATACCGGTGGGCAACCCGTTACGCTCACGTGGCCAAACCTCGCTATGGCGGGTAAGCACGACTTTATCTTCACCGATCTCGATAATGGCACCAGCTTTGAACTACACGATCGCTCAAGTTACACTGTTACCATCGGACAGGGGACGACAACGCATCATTTCGAGATAGATGTCCTCCGTGCAACACGCAGTCCCTTGCAGATACTGAACGTGACGGCTCTGATGAATACCAATAGGGCTACAGGACAGTCCGACTCGGCGACGATCAGCTATACCCTGACCACTGCCGCTAAGATGGTTGTACGAATCTTAAATAACGGCCGTGTGGTGCGCACCTTAGAGGCGAACACAACACGAGCGGCAGGGACAAATCAGGTTGTTTGGGATCTGAAGTCGGATAGTGGTATTCGCGTGCCGACGGGGGTCTATCAAGCCCAGGTCATTGCCACGGATGCCAATGGACATCAGGTTCCACGGGTGGTGCCCTTGGTGATCACACGGTAA